The following are from one region of the Silene latifolia isolate original U9 population chromosome 9, ASM4854445v1, whole genome shotgun sequence genome:
- the LOC141601375 gene encoding uncharacterized protein LOC141601375 encodes MSHPSDGEAWKHFDQQHPQFSSEPRNVRLGLCTDGFQPFGQFGTKYSCWPFMVTPYNLPPWLCMKRQFIFLSLMIPGLKNPKQNLDIYLQPLVKELKELWSTGLFTYDDSRKQNFILRAALLWTINDFPAYGMLSGWTTAGEHACPYCMENETKSFWLKHGKKWSWFDCHRQFLSPDHVFRKNKIHFRKDRPVENDVASTRLNGYEVWECVKDLPKIVDASDGELKRLKQKRIGWWKQSIFWELPYWKTMLIRHNLDVMHIEKIFFEQLINALMDVKFKTCFNSNSVKDLNKVCKTQRKADSFVLKKEEKKALCDWRFNGNSDQTLSFPDWLRAQVSDLKSDLLVALAMGPSRKVRTWKRYSINWFNFRVFKDGKDVQKSSINNGVCVNSTEGLDYYGTLNEVIELCYTGKEGSYRCILFKCDWIDNSERGMNVHKEYKLVDVNRSKKYPTYDPFVLAHQVEQVCFAPYPNTKRDKDQWSAVFKTQARSHINAPVDEGIFQDIATSEMILSVIEENEMGEEELEEVEELVIEENESGEEVVEEVEESENDDGEEAENDDGEENEAVDDKDTHDNEENDDDYDDDDEEEGFLDDLFPDNNDY; translated from the exons ATGTCCCATCCAAGTGACGGCGAAGCTTGGAAACACTTTGATCAACAACATCCACAATTTTCAAGCGAGCCTCGAAATGTGCGACTTGGACTTTGCACCGATGGGTTTCAACCTTTCGGGCAATTCGGAACAAAGTATTCATGCTGGCCTTTTATGGTCACTCCCTATAACTTACCACCATGGCTTTGTATGAAGAGGCAGTTCATTTTCTTATCCTTAATGATTCCTGGTCTTAAGAACCCGAAACAGAACCTGGATATATATTTACAACCGTTAGTTAAAGAGTTAAAAGAGTTGTGGAGTACGGGACTCTTTACATATGATGATTCAAGGAAACAAAATTTCATACTAAGAGCTGCTCTTTTGTGGACTATCAATGATTTCCCTGCTTATGGTATGTTATCGGGTTGGACCACTGCCGGTGAACATGCTTGTCCTTATTGTATGGAAAATGAAACTAAGTCTTTCTGGCTAAAACATGGTAAaaaatggagttggtttgattgtcatagacaatTTCTGTCTCCTGATCATGTTTTTCGTAAGAATAAGATTCATTTTCGAAAGGATAGGCCCGTAGAGAATGATGTAGCTTCAACGAGACTGAATGGATATGAAGTGTGGGAATGTGTGAAGGACTTGCCAAAGATTGTCGATGCAAGCGATGGAGAGTTAAAAAGGTTAAAACAAAAAAGGAtcggttggtggaaacaaagcatttTCTGGGAGCTTCCATATTGGAAAACGATGTTAATAAGGCACAACCTTGACGTCATGCATATTGAGAAGAttttttttgaacaacttattaACGCACTGATGGATGTGAAATTCAAAACATGTTTTAATTCCAATTCAGTAAAAGATTTGAATAAAGTTTGTAAAACGCAACGAAAAGCAGATTCATTTGTtttaaagaaggaagaaaagaaagcaTTGTGTGATTGG AGGTTTAATGGGAATTCTGATCAAACACTTTCATTTCCTGATTGGCTAAGAGCTCAA gtaagCGATTTAAAGAGCGACCTGCTTGTAGCTTTAGCAATGGGCCCTTCAAGAAAGGTTAGAACTTGGAAACGCTATTCCATCAATTGGTTCAATTTTCGCGTTTTCAAAGACGGAAAAGATGTACAGAAATCTTCAATTAATAATGGTGTTTGTGTGAACTCTACCGAAGGACTCGACTACTATGGAACCTTAAATGAGGTGATTGAGTTGTGCTATACAGGGAAGGAAGGTAGTTACAGATGTATCTTGTTTAAGTGTGATTGGATTGATAACTCAGAAAGAGGTATGAACGTCCATAAGGAATATAAACTTGTGGATGTTAATCGGAGTAAGAAGTATCCAACATACGATCCATTTGTGTTAGCACATCAAGTCGAGCAAGTTTGTTTTGCTCCCTATCCTAACACAAAGAGAGATAAAGATCAATGGTCGGCTGTTTTCAAAACTCAGGCTAGATCGCACATTAATGCTCCCGTTGATGAAGGTATTTTTCAGGATATAGCCACTTCTGAGATGATCTTGTCAGTTATTGAAGAAAATGAAATGGGGGAAGAAGAGCTTGAAGAGGTGGAGGAGTTGGTTATTGAAGAAAATGAATCGGGGGAAGAAGTGGTTGAAGAGGTGGAGGAGTCTGAAAATGATGATGGGGAGGAGGCTGAAAATGACGATGGGGAGGAGAATGAAGCTGTAGATGATAAGGATACTCATGATAATGAGgaaaatgatgatgattatgatgatgatgatgaagaagaaggcTTCTTAGATGACCTTTTTCCTGATAATAATGATTATTAA
- the LOC141601373 gene encoding uncharacterized protein LOC141601373 translates to MNSTKRCWIRLCHNHFKRNQANVQRNRKSGGDEKGKAPPTHAMGRMNAVQLMEKMAGPDMNLPTALEMLKRTKQNKQGVWLTPKAGTLFTDITNKKAELKSEVVTDIDENAIYYEVHKGYNKKGGFYGLGSAAEDYFERPTPSTTTPAGNHYSPGLYSRMASENKRLSAKLDDTTERLDNIEEFLTQHFGCNVTQNCNPGNSSQRREDDLDGNGHGDNTTPTPFTPWSSTNVVN, encoded by the exons ATGAACTCCACAAAGAGGTGTTGGATAAGACTTTGTCACAATCATTTCAAGAGAAATCAAGCAAATGTTCAAAGAAATAGGAAGTCTGGTGGTGATGAGAAGGGAAAGGCACCTCCTACTCATGCTATGGGTCGAATGAATGCCGTCCAATTAATGGAGAAAATG GCGGGACCGGATATGAACTTACCCACCGCGTTAGAGATGCTGAAAAGAACAAAGCAGAACAAGCAAGGTGTTTGGCTAACACCAAAGGCAGGGACATTATTC ACTGATATTACCAATAAGAAGGCCGAGCTGAAAAGTGAAGTGGTGACGGACATCGATGAGAATGCGATTTACTATGAAGTCCATAAAGGGTACAACAAGAAGGGAGGATTTTATGGCCTAGGTTCAGCAGCAGAAGACTACTTTGAGCGGCCTACACCTTCTACCACTACTCCCGCTGGTAATCATTACTCCCCCGGTCTTTATAGCAGAATGGCAAGTGAGAACAAGCGACTCTCGGCCAAACTTGATGATACTACCGAGCGATTGGACAACATTGAGGAGTTTCTGACTCAGCATTTTGGGTGTAACGTTACCCAAAATTGCAACCCCGGCAACTCAAGTCAAAGAAGGGAGGATGACTTAGATGGTAATGGTCACGGCGACAACACTACTCCTACTCCTTTCACTCCTTGGTCGTCAACCAATGTTGTTAATTAG